The genomic stretch AGCTCGAATGGAAGACCTCCTGCGGCTGCGCCAAATGCCGCCCGGCGCTCAACTATTACCTCGTCTGCGACTGGCCCGGCGAATATGCCGACGACTATCAGTCGCGCTTCATCAACGAGCGCGTCCACGCCAATATCCAGAAGGACGGCACCTATTCGGTGGTGCCGCGCATGTGGGGCGGGGTGACATCATCGAAGGAGCTGCGCGCGATCGCCGATGTCGTCGACAAATACGAGATCCCGACCGTCAAATGCACCGGCGGCCAGCGCATCGACATGCTGGGCGTGAAAAAGGAAGACCTGCCGGCGGTCTGGGCCGATCTCGGCAAGGCGGGCTTCGTCTCCGGCCAGGCCTATGCCAAGGGCCTGCGCACGGTGAAGACCTGCGTCGGCAGCGATTGGTGCCGGTTCGGCACGCAGGATTCCACCGGTCTGGGCGTCCGGCTCGAAAAATTCATGTGGGGCTCGTGGACGCCGGCCAAGCTGAAGCTCGCCGTTTCGGGGTGTCCGCGCAACTGCGCCGAGGCGACCTGCAAGGATATCGGCGTGATCTGCGTCGATAGCGGCTTCGAAATCCATTTCGCCGGTGCCGCCGGACTGGAAATTCGCGGCACGGAAGTGCTCGGCATGGTCAAGACCGAGGACGAGGCGCTGGAGCATATCGTGGCGCTCACCCAGATGTATCGCGAGCAGGCCCGCTATCTGGAACGCATCTACAAATGGGCAAAACGCATCGGTTATGACGAGGTCCGCGCGCAGATCATGGACGATGCGGACAAGCGCAAGGCCTATTTCGACCGCTTCGTCGAAAGCCAGAAATACGCGCAGGTCGACCCGTGGTCGGAACGCGTCTCCGGCAAGGACAAGCACGAGTTCAAGCCGATGGCCGTGGTCGGGCAGACCGAGCCGGCGGAGTGAGGAGCGTCTTATGAGCAACGAATTCATTGCCATTGGTCATATCGATGACATTCCAAGACGCGGCGCGCGCTGCGTGAACACCGCTTTCGGTCGCATCGCCGTCTTCCGCACGGCCGAAAACGAGGTCTTCGCCATCGACGACCGCTGCCCGCACAAGGCAGGGCCGCTGTCCGAAGGCATTGTGCATGGCAGGGCCGTGACCTGCCCGCTCCACAATATGGTGATCTCGCTGGAAAGCGGTTCGGCGCTCGGAGCGGACGAGGGCGAGGTGCAGACCTATCCGGTGCAGGTCGAAGACGGCCGGCTGTTCATTGCGCTCTCCGCACTGCCGATGGCGGCGGAATAGGGGAGGCGGATCATGGCCACCGGACGCACAAAAACACCCGCCCGCATGGAGGACCTTGCCGTCCTGCCGCTGTTCTTCCGTCTGAAGGGCAAGGCGGTTCTGGTCGCCGGCGGCAGTGATGCCGCCGCCTGGAAGGCGGAGTTGATGGCCGCCACGGGTGCCGATGTGACGGTCTTTCTGGGACGCGAGGCTGCCGACGAGGCGCTGCTTGCACTTGAAGCCGACGGCCGGGTGCACGTTTCCGGGGCGGACTGGTCGGCTGCCGACTGGACGGCGTTTGAACTGGCGCTCGGAGACTGTGTGGATGAGGAGGAAGCGCAGGCCTTCCGCGCGCGGGCGAAGGCGGAAGGCGTGCCGGTCAACGTCATCGACAAACCGGATTATTGCGACTTCCAGTTCGGCTCGATCGTCAACCGCTCGCCAGTGGTCGTCGGCATTTCCACCGACGGCGCGGCTCCCATTCTCGGCCAGGCGATCCGGCGGCGCATTGAAACGCTGCTGCCCAAGTCTCTGAAAGGCTGGGCCGGGCTTGCGGCCGGTTTGCGTGACGGGGTGAATGCCAGACTGAAGCCGGGCGGCGCGCGCCGGGCCTTCTGGGAGCATTTCGTCGATCTGAGTTTTTCTGGTACCTCCGGCCCTGATGATGGTGCAGCGGACAGGCTTCTGTCGCGGGCAACACGGATTGCCGCATCGCCGCAGACGGGCAGCGTCACGCTTGTCGGCGCCGGGCCGGGCGATCCGGAGCTGCTGACGCTGAAGGCCATGCGGGCGCTGCAAGCGGCCGATGTCATCCTGTTCGACGACCTGATCTCGCCGGAAATCCTTGAGCTGGCGCGGCGCGAGGCCAAGCGCATGCTGGTCGGCAAACGCGGCGGGCGGACAAGCTGCCGGCAGGAGGATATCAACCGGATGATGCTTGATCTGGCGCGCGCGGGAAAGCGCGTCGTGCGCCTGAAATCGGGCGATCCTTCGGTGTTCGGACGGTCCGGCGAGGAAATCACAGCCCTTCGCGAAGCGGGCATCCCGGTCTCCGTGATCCCCGGCATTACCGCTGCAAGCGCGCTCGCCGCCGGCGCCACCACTTCGCTCACCCATCGCGACTGCGCCCAGTCGGTCCGCTTCGTCACCGGGCACTCGAAAAAGGGCGCGCTACCGGAGGATATCGACTGGCGCGCCATCGCCGACCCGACGACGACAACGATGTTCTACATGGGCGGCCGCACCGCTGGCGAAATCAGCGCACGGCTGATCGCCGAAGGCCTGCCTCCGGAAACCCCGGTCCTGATCGCCGCCAATATCAGCCGACCGGATGAGCAACGCTGGCACGGCTCGCTTGCGGGGCTGGGCGAGGGCATGGCTGAAATCGGCCATGACAACCCCGTCCTGTTCGGCGTCGGCCGGGTTTTTGCCCGGAATGAGGCCTTGCGGGAGGCGTCAAAGGATGCGCCGGTTTCGTTCTCTGCCGGCGGCGCACGGCCCTTGGCGCCCACCATGTCGTCGTATTTGTCGGACGGCACGTTGGCAATGTGCAGGAGCGCCTGATTTCACCAGTCGAAGAAGGGCTCCGGTCGAGATCGTAGAGATAGCCCCGGAATTCCTCGAAGCCGTGGGCAAGAATTCGGCGGTGTAGCCGAATTCGCGCAGGAATACTGAATGTAGCCGACAGCGTCTGCCATGATGAACATGATGTCGGGCTGTCCGGACGGCGCGCCAGCACTGTCCTGGACCAGGGCGCTCATTCCTGTCAAGGCCGATGCGCAAAGGGGCTGTTCGCCGTTTGAATTCGGGGCAGGCGTGGGTGAAGCCGGTCGTCTGTGAGAGAGGGCCGCAATTTCGGGCAGCAGCGAAGATGTCGGCATCCGCGGTCCATGGGGACGAGCGCGGCGGCATTCGTGTCTTCCTTTCGCGGCCTTTCCGCGGGCCTGCCCTTTTCGTCGGACGCAAAAGCGGATAGGGCTCGGGAAAGGCTAGATCATCGGGCGGTTAATCTGAACCGCCCGATGATCCATCTCTTTGTTAAGGCGCATCGGGTTATCGAAAAACCGGTAACCACTTTTTCGCCCGATGCTCTAGCGCGCCCATGAAAAGGGGAGACCGGCTTTCCGTCCGGACGCGCGGAAAAACGAAGGGTGAGAGCGTGTTCGCTATTCAAGGGAACACGGACATGCTCCAAGGCCCGGCAATAACCGACTGGTCAGGATGATGCGCGATGATGCCGAAACAATATATCATTCCCGGAATGATGATCCGGGATATGCTGGTTCCGGTGCCGGTCGACTGGACGAAATCCGATGGCGCGTTCATCCAGATTTTCGTGCGCGAGATTGTCGATCCGGTGAAACGGCGTGACGACCTGCCGACGCTTGCCTTTCTGCAGGGCGGGCCCGGCGGCAAATCGCCACGGCCCATCGGCGGCGGTCCGTCCTGGCTTGCCGAGGCGTTGAAGACCCATCGCGTGATCCTGATGGACCAGCGCGGCACGGGCCGCAGCAGCCGCATTGAGGCGGAAACCATGTCGCGTTTCGAGAATGGCGAGGCGGCGGCCGACTATCTGATGCATTTTCGCGCCGACAGCATCGTTGCCGACTGCGAACATGTACGCAAGAACCTGATGGGCGATCGCAAGTGGGAGACGCTCGGTCAGAGCTTCGGCGGCTTCATCACGCTCACCTATCTCTCTCAGGCCCCCGAAGGGCTCGCCGCCTGCTACGTGACCGGGGGCCTGTCCGGCCTTTCGGCCTCCGCGGACGAGGTCTATCGCCGCACCTATCCGCGCGTGGCCGTCAAGAACCGGCAGTATCACAAGCGCTATCCGCATGATGCGGGTCTGTTCTCGCGCATTGCCGATCATGTTGCGGAAAATGATGTCCGCCTGCCCGATGGCGACCGGCTCACCGTGCGCCGGCTGCAGACGCTGGGGATCGCATTCGGAGGCGGGGCCGGCTTCGAAAGCGTCCACTGGCTGATGGACGAGGCCTTTGCCGATCCGGATGAAACGCGCCTTTCCGACAGCTTCCTCTTTTCCGTCATGGCGGCGACCGGCTTTGATGCCAATCCGCTCTACGCCCTGCTGCAGGAGAGCATTTACGGGCAGGGAAGCGCGCCGACGAACTGGGCGGCCGAGCGCATCCGCGCCGAGTTTCCGCGCTTTCATCCCGATCAGCGGCCGCTGATGATGACCGGCGAGATGGTTTATCCTTGGATGTTCGAGGAGATACGGTCCCTGCGCCCGTTCCGGGACGCGGCCGAGGCGCTTGCAGCGCATTCCGGCTACCCGCCGCTTTACGATGCGACGCGGCTTTTTGCCAATGATATTCCCGTTGCCGCCGCCGTCTATCACGACGACATGTATGTGGATGCCGGGCTGTCACTGGAAACGGCTGGGAGGCTCGGCAATTGCCAGGCCTGGGTCACCAATGAATACGAGCATGACGGGTTGCGCCAGAGCCCGGATGTCTTCCGTCGCCTGCGCACCCTCGTGCAGGAGCGCGGCGGCCCGCTCTGAGCGTCCTTCCCCGGACCAAAAATCGGAACGAAGCTCTCGGAGTGGCTGATAAATCTCCCGGATTGCTGTCCGGGAGTGTCAGACATGTCTGCGAACGTCTGTCAGCTATGCGTCAAGGTCCTAAATTTGTCCCGAGCACGACGAATGTGGGTGACGCGAGCTTTGTCATCCGTCCGTGAGCGAAGCCGCGCGGTTTTTGTGCAATTCTTCCGCGCGCG from Martelella sp. AD-3 encodes the following:
- the nirD gene encoding nitrite reductase small subunit NirD, with the protein product MSNEFIAIGHIDDIPRRGARCVNTAFGRIAVFRTAENEVFAIDDRCPHKAGPLSEGIVHGRAVTCPLHNMVISLESGSALGADEGEVQTYPVQVEDGRLFIALSALPMAAE
- the cysG gene encoding siroheme synthase CysG, yielding MATGRTKTPARMEDLAVLPLFFRLKGKAVLVAGGSDAAAWKAELMAATGADVTVFLGREAADEALLALEADGRVHVSGADWSAADWTAFELALGDCVDEEEAQAFRARAKAEGVPVNVIDKPDYCDFQFGSIVNRSPVVVGISTDGAAPILGQAIRRRIETLLPKSLKGWAGLAAGLRDGVNARLKPGGARRAFWEHFVDLSFSGTSGPDDGAADRLLSRATRIAASPQTGSVTLVGAGPGDPELLTLKAMRALQAADVILFDDLISPEILELARREAKRMLVGKRGGRTSCRQEDINRMMLDLARAGKRVVRLKSGDPSVFGRSGEEITALREAGIPVSVIPGITAASALAAGATTSLTHRDCAQSVRFVTGHSKKGALPEDIDWRAIADPTTTTMFYMGGRTAGEISARLIAEGLPPETPVLIAANISRPDEQRWHGSLAGLGEGMAEIGHDNPVLFGVGRVFARNEALREASKDAPVSFSAGGARPLAPTMSSYLSDGTLAMCRSA
- a CDS encoding alpha/beta fold hydrolase, translated to MPKQYIIPGMMIRDMLVPVPVDWTKSDGAFIQIFVREIVDPVKRRDDLPTLAFLQGGPGGKSPRPIGGGPSWLAEALKTHRVILMDQRGTGRSSRIEAETMSRFENGEAAADYLMHFRADSIVADCEHVRKNLMGDRKWETLGQSFGGFITLTYLSQAPEGLAACYVTGGLSGLSASADEVYRRTYPRVAVKNRQYHKRYPHDAGLFSRIADHVAENDVRLPDGDRLTVRRLQTLGIAFGGGAGFESVHWLMDEAFADPDETRLSDSFLFSVMAATGFDANPLYALLQESIYGQGSAPTNWAAERIRAEFPRFHPDQRPLMMTGEMVYPWMFEEIRSLRPFRDAAEALAAHSGYPPLYDATRLFANDIPVAAAVYHDDMYVDAGLSLETAGRLGNCQAWVTNEYEHDGLRQSPDVFRRLRTLVQERGGPL